In the genome of Streptomyces lydicus, the window CCACGGTCGACGACCTGGTCGGCCATGTGGAGGTACGCGGCACGGACGAGGCGGCCGCCGCGATGGTCAAGGGCGACGCACGTATGGCCCAGGTGCTGCGGCGGGCGGTCCGCTCGCACATCACCATGCCGCAGGAGCCCTGCGTGGTCGTCCGCGGCTCCCGCCGCTGGCGCGTACCTGCCTATGAACTCGAAGAGCTCGTAGGGGAGTTGATGGACCGGGACATCCGCTACGGTGCCGCCCGCGAGGCACTGCCCCAGCGGATCGCGCACGCCGTGCTGGTCCGGATGGAACAGGCGGGCGAGGCCCCGGACGACCGGGTGCAGGACGCGGTGGCCCGTAACCCCGCCGTGAAAGCCGCGGTCAAGGAGGTCTGGCCGCCGGTCGACCCGGCAAAGCTGGTGCTGCGGCTGCTGGGCGACGCGGAGTTCCTGGCCGAGCAGGCCGAGGGGATCCTGACGCCCGAGGAGCAGAAGACGATCCTGTGGACCAAACCGGCCCGCAGCGTGAAGAGCGCCAAGTGGTCCTCCGCGGACGCGGTGTTGATCGACGAGGCGATGGACCTGGTCGCGCGCACCCACTCCCTGGGCCATGTGGTGCTCGACGAGGCACAGGACCTCTCCCCCATGCAGTACCGCGCGGTCGGCCGCCGCTGCACGACGGGCTCCGCGACCATCCTCGGCGACATCGCCCAGGGCACCACCCCCTGGGCCACCCACACCTGGGAAGAGGCGCTGGCCCACCTGGGCAAGCCCGGTTCGGCCGTCGAAGAGCTCACCCAGGGCTTCCGCGTACCGCGCGAGGTCATCGCCTACGCGTCCCGGCTGCTGCCCGCCATCGCCCCCGATCTGACGGAGGCGACCTCCATCCGCGAGGCGGCCGGCGACTTCGAGATCCGCCCGGTCGAACCGGCGGACCTGACCGCCGCCACCCTCGCGGCCTGCGACGATGCGCTGAAGAAGGAGGGCTCGGTCGGCCTGATCGCCGCGGAGGCCCGCATTCCGGTGCTGCGCACGGCCCTGGAGGCAGCGGGCACGACCTGCCTGGCCCCCGGCGAGGAGACCTCGGCCGAGGCCCGGCTGACGCTGGTACCCGCCACCCTCGCCAAGGGACTGGAGTACGACTACGTCGTCCTGGAGGAGCCGGCCGCGATCGTCGACGGCGAACCGGACGAACGCACCGGCCTGCGCCGCCTCTACGTCTGTCTGACCCGGCCGGTGTCCGGGCTGACGGTGATCCACGGCGCGGCGCTGCCGGAAGCGCTGGCCGGCGCCTGAGGAGCGGACGGCGGGCGCGCGGGGCCGGCAAGGTCCCTCGGGCCCTCCGGGGAACCTCCCGCGACCTCCGGGGGCCCTCCCATGACCTCCGGGGGCGGCCCGCCCGCCCGGCGCGCCCCGCCCCCGGGCCCACCGGCCGATGCCCCGGGCCCACCCGCCCGACGCCTCAGCCCCGCCGCACGACGCCTCAACCTCCCCGCCCGGCGCCTCAACCTCCCCGCCCGGCGTCTCACCCTCCCCGCACGACCGGCCGGTCCAGCGCCTCCCGCCACGCCCGTACCGCCGCCGCGTCCACGGGCGCCGACCAGCCGTCGGGCCGCGCCGCGCCCCCGATGTGGAACGCGTCGAGACCGGCCGCGCGCAGCGCCGGCAGATGGCCGAGCCCGAGTCCGCCGCCGACCAGGATCCGCGGTGCGTACCCGGGCTCGCCCGCTGCCGTACGTGCCTGCTCGGCCAGCAGTGTCCGCATGCCCGCGTCGACGCCTTGCGCGGAACCGGCCGTCAGATAGGTGTCGAGCCCGGCGGTGCCGGGCGCCTCCGACAGCTCCTTGCGCAGCGCGTCCCGGTCGGCGGCCCGGTCGATGGCCCGGTGGAAGGTCCACCGGCAGCCGTCGATCACCTCGGCCAGCGCCGCCACCGCATCGAGATCCGGCTGCCCGTCCGGCGTCAGAAAGCCGAGGACGAACTCCTCGGCGCCCTCCGCCCGCAGCGCCGCGGCCTCCTCGCACAGCGCCGTCACGTCACCGGCCGCGAAACCGTCGGCGGACCGCAGCATCACCCGCAGCGGGATGTCGACGGCCGCGCGGATCGCCGCGAACGCCGCGCGGGGCGGGGTGAGCCCGTCGGCGGCCATGTCCGTGACCAGCTCCAGGCGGTCGGCCCCGCCGGCCTGGGCGGCGACCGCGTCCTGCGGGTCGAGTGCGATCACCTCCAGGAGCGCGCGCTTGCTCATATGACCTCATCCTTCGCTGACGACGTGACGGGACATGTCGGGACGGACCGCCCCGACACCCAGGGACAAC includes:
- a CDS encoding HelD family protein encodes the protein MAASRAALRAMREDAEALNIADVTANWVNAEVLQGEIDARIKALADLSHTPLFFGRLDYLHAPGLDLAEGASRGAAHSASGEGGGGRREGENFYIGRRHVHDADGDPMVIDWRAPVSQPFYRASKKDPMDLRLRRRFGYTAGELTAYEDEHLTDPAEAERTSRLLQTEIERPRVGPMRDIVATIQPEQDEIVRAGIGGSVCVQGAPGTGKTAVGLHRVAYLLYAHRERLARAGTLVIGPNRSFLHYIEQVLPALGELEVKQATVDDLVGHVEVRGTDEAAAAMVKGDARMAQVLRRAVRSHITMPQEPCVVVRGSRRWRVPAYELEELVGELMDRDIRYGAAREALPQRIAHAVLVRMEQAGEAPDDRVQDAVARNPAVKAAVKEVWPPVDPAKLVLRLLGDAEFLAEQAEGILTPEEQKTILWTKPARSVKSAKWSSADAVLIDEAMDLVARTHSLGHVVLDEAQDLSPMQYRAVGRRCTTGSATILGDIAQGTTPWATHTWEEALAHLGKPGSAVEELTQGFRVPREVIAYASRLLPAIAPDLTEATSIREAAGDFEIRPVEPADLTAATLAACDDALKKEGSVGLIAAEARIPVLRTALEAAGTTCLAPGEETSAEARLTLVPATLAKGLEYDYVVLEEPAAIVDGEPDERTGLRRLYVCLTRPVSGLTVIHGAALPEALAGA
- a CDS encoding copper homeostasis protein CutC, which codes for MSKRALLEVIALDPQDAVAAQAGGADRLELVTDMAADGLTPPRAAFAAIRAAVDIPLRVMLRSADGFAAGDVTALCEEAAALRAEGAEEFVLGFLTPDGQPDLDAVAALAEVIDGCRWTFHRAIDRAADRDALRKELSEAPGTAGLDTYLTAGSAQGVDAGMRTLLAEQARTAAGEPGYAPRILVGGGLGLGHLPALRAAGLDAFHIGGAARPDGWSAPVDAAAVRAWREALDRPVVRGG